In a genomic window of Mycolicibacterium neoaurum VKM Ac-1815D:
- a CDS encoding nucleoside/nucleotide kinase family protein: MNPEQDVQDATLDQLVDAAAALVVAGERRILGLTGAPGAGKSTLAEQLVTALGPEVAVLVPMDGFHLANEVLIELGRLDRKGAHDTFDDGGYSRLMAALRTQRVDDPVVYAPRFRREIEESIGSSIPVAPTVPLVVTEGNYLLLECDTWPVARSHIDQVWFLAPDTDIRHERLVRRHQVYGKSLQEAQFWALGSDERNARLIESTAGRADRIVRVR; the protein is encoded by the coding sequence GTGAACCCCGAGCAGGATGTCCAGGACGCGACGCTGGATCAATTGGTCGATGCAGCCGCGGCGCTGGTCGTTGCCGGCGAACGACGCATTCTCGGTCTGACGGGCGCGCCCGGTGCCGGAAAGTCCACGCTCGCCGAACAGCTCGTCACCGCGCTCGGACCCGAAGTTGCGGTGCTGGTGCCCATGGACGGTTTCCACCTGGCCAACGAGGTCCTCATCGAACTGGGACGCCTGGACCGCAAGGGTGCCCACGACACGTTCGATGACGGTGGGTACTCGCGGCTGATGGCCGCGCTGCGGACCCAACGTGTCGATGACCCCGTGGTCTACGCGCCACGGTTCCGGCGGGAGATCGAGGAGTCGATAGGCTCATCCATCCCGGTGGCGCCGACCGTTCCCCTGGTCGTGACCGAGGGCAATTACCTACTGCTGGAATGCGATACCTGGCCGGTCGCGCGATCTCATATCGACCAGGTGTGGTTCCTGGCCCCCGACACCGATATCCGTCACGAACGACTGGTGCGACGACACCAGGTGTACGGTAAGTCGCTGCAGGAAGCCCAGTTCTGGGCGCTGGGTTCCGACGAGCGTAATGCCCGACTCATCGAGTCGACGGCCGGCCGGGCCGACCGTATCGTGCGGGTCCGATGA
- a CDS encoding ATP-binding cassette domain-containing protein yields the protein MSDIPVLEARGLVKKYGSVTAINGADFALRAGEVLAVIGDNGAGKSSLIKALAGAVIPDSGQILMNGTPVSFKNTRDARAAGIETVYQDLAVVSALDIASNLYLGREVRRKGLAGRVFRRLDMPVMRRDAAQHLADLKIGIKSVNQAVETLSGGQRQGVAVARAAAFGRGVIIMDEPTAALGVRESGQVIDLIRSIRDRGIPVVLISHDMPHVFEVADRIHIHRLGKRAGVVDPKKRSMSEVVALMTGAEEPTDEERAAR from the coding sequence ATGAGCGACATACCCGTGCTCGAGGCACGCGGCCTGGTCAAGAAGTACGGCAGCGTGACCGCGATCAACGGTGCCGACTTCGCGTTGCGCGCCGGCGAGGTCCTGGCCGTCATCGGTGACAACGGCGCGGGTAAGTCCAGCTTGATCAAAGCCCTTGCCGGCGCCGTCATTCCGGATTCGGGCCAGATCCTGATGAACGGCACACCGGTGTCGTTCAAGAACACCAGGGACGCCAGGGCGGCCGGCATCGAAACCGTCTACCAGGACCTTGCGGTGGTCTCGGCCCTCGACATCGCCTCGAACCTGTACCTGGGTCGCGAGGTGCGTCGAAAAGGCCTTGCCGGCCGGGTGTTCCGCCGACTCGACATGCCCGTGATGCGACGCGATGCCGCACAACATCTGGCGGACCTGAAGATCGGGATCAAGTCGGTGAACCAGGCCGTCGAAACGCTCTCCGGCGGCCAGCGCCAAGGCGTCGCGGTGGCCCGTGCGGCCGCCTTCGGTCGCGGCGTGATCATCATGGACGAGCCGACCGCCGCGCTCGGTGTCAGGGAATCCGGGCAGGTGATCGATCTGATCCGGTCGATCCGCGACCGCGGCATCCCGGTCGTGCTCATCAGCCATGACATGCCGCACGTGTTCGAGGTCGCCGACCGGATTCACATCCACCGCCTCGGGAAGCGTGCCGGAGTGGTCGATCCGAAGAAGCGTTCCATGTCCGAGGTGGTCGCACTGATGACCGGTGCGGAGGAGCCGACCGATGAGGAACGCGCCGCTCGCTGA
- a CDS encoding LacI family DNA-binding transcriptional regulator, producing MTTMGDVARLAGVSASTVSHVLNGTRNVNAATRLRVEAAIEEVGYRRNGVARSLAAGRTHTVGLSISALTNPYFGSLVHAVERALSDAGYVLIVGDSHDDVSSEQRVTGSLLDRQVDGMIVAPAAGSERTTLPEITRSQTPMVLIDRGEDVGFDRIVPENFGSAKGLTDHLLDLGHRRIAVVRGLAGISSTIERFDGHCAALAGRGIAVDPTLVVDGESSTDVAEREVRALMSRADRPTALVSLNNAMTIGTLKAIRGLGLSIPQDVAFVCYDDFEWSDLFEPRLTAAAQDVETIGVTAVELLLARIRGSEEPPRHIRVPTTFHHRNSCGCTSAPVRR from the coding sequence ATGACCACGATGGGCGATGTCGCCCGACTGGCCGGCGTCTCCGCCTCCACGGTGTCCCATGTGCTCAACGGCACTCGCAACGTCAATGCCGCCACCCGACTGCGGGTTGAGGCCGCCATCGAGGAGGTCGGCTACCGCCGCAACGGCGTGGCTCGATCGTTGGCGGCCGGCCGCACGCATACCGTCGGACTGTCGATCTCGGCACTGACCAACCCGTATTTCGGCAGCCTCGTCCATGCCGTGGAGCGCGCCCTGTCCGACGCCGGCTATGTGTTGATCGTCGGTGATTCCCACGACGACGTGTCCTCCGAGCAGCGCGTCACGGGTTCGCTGCTGGACCGCCAGGTCGACGGGATGATCGTCGCTCCGGCGGCGGGTTCGGAGCGGACCACCCTGCCCGAGATCACTCGCTCCCAGACCCCGATGGTGCTCATCGACCGCGGCGAGGATGTCGGGTTCGACCGTATCGTCCCGGAGAACTTCGGCTCGGCGAAGGGATTGACCGACCATCTGCTCGATCTCGGGCATCGCCGGATCGCGGTCGTGCGCGGGCTGGCCGGGATCTCGTCGACCATCGAACGATTCGACGGCCACTGTGCGGCACTGGCCGGCCGCGGTATCGCCGTCGACCCCACGCTGGTGGTCGACGGGGAATCCAGTACTGACGTCGCCGAACGGGAAGTCCGGGCGCTGATGTCGCGCGCCGACCGGCCGACTGCGCTGGTATCGCTCAACAATGCGATGACCATCGGCACCTTGAAGGCGATCCGCGGGCTCGGATTGTCCATACCGCAGGACGTGGCCTTCGTCTGCTACGACGATTTCGAGTGGTCGGACCTGTTCGAACCGCGGCTGACCGCCGCCGCCCAGGACGTCGAGACGATCGGTGTCACGGCGGTCGAACTGCTGCTGGCCCGTATCCGCGGGTCGGAGGAACCCCCACGGCACATCCGGGTGCCGACGACGTTCCACCACCGCAATTCGTGCGGTTGCACCTCCGCTCCGGTGCGCAGATAA
- a CDS encoding coiled-coil domain-containing protein, whose translation MTRVRRKLWRTVSMSVAAALVTGFSALSVSSVGVVNADPAADALAKLEELSSQALKTREAVTAAQRDADTKLAEQVAADARQRADAEILAAAHARLAPVQAAADRVAAMTYTSGRTGQLQSLMTASSPQQLIDNMSLQQAVATHSADRMADLRAVREQAAVAARTSEASASAARAAAEQSAAVRADLQTALSELLRQLAAAEAQYAALTPQQQAIVDSAPPPAAPAPDDPAIVAMPGQPSLAAARVDIPEAAALPVGVANEAGLQPNAILAARSVSQQFPQISEIGGVRPDSKPWHPSGLAIDIMIPNAGSPEGIALGDQIMAYALANAGRFGLQDVIWRGTYYTPAGPQASGYGHFDHVHLTVTRR comes from the coding sequence ATCACCCGGGTGCGTAGAAAACTGTGGCGAACCGTGTCCATGTCGGTGGCCGCGGCTCTGGTCACGGGATTCTCGGCCCTTTCGGTGAGCTCGGTCGGTGTGGTGAACGCCGACCCCGCCGCCGACGCTCTGGCCAAGCTCGAAGAACTCTCCAGCCAGGCCCTGAAGACCCGCGAAGCCGTGACCGCCGCCCAGCGCGATGCCGACACCAAGCTTGCCGAGCAGGTTGCCGCGGATGCCCGGCAACGCGCCGACGCCGAGATTCTCGCCGCCGCCCACGCCCGGCTGGCACCCGTGCAGGCCGCCGCCGACCGGGTCGCGGCGATGACGTACACCAGCGGGCGCACCGGTCAGCTTCAGTCGCTGATGACCGCGTCATCGCCACAGCAGCTGATCGACAACATGTCCCTGCAGCAGGCGGTCGCCACCCATTCGGCGGACCGGATGGCTGATCTGCGGGCGGTCCGGGAGCAGGCCGCTGTGGCAGCCCGGACGTCAGAGGCCTCCGCCTCTGCGGCACGCGCGGCCGCCGAGCAGTCCGCAGCGGTTCGTGCCGACCTGCAGACCGCACTGAGCGAGTTGTTGCGCCAGCTCGCCGCCGCCGAAGCACAGTACGCGGCGTTGACGCCGCAGCAGCAGGCGATCGTCGACAGTGCGCCGCCGCCCGCCGCTCCGGCGCCTGACGACCCGGCGATCGTGGCGATGCCCGGCCAGCCCTCGCTGGCCGCCGCACGCGTCGACATCCCGGAGGCCGCCGCGCTACCGGTCGGCGTAGCCAACGAGGCGGGTCTGCAGCCGAATGCGATCCTGGCCGCGCGGTCCGTCAGCCAGCAGTTCCCGCAGATATCCGAGATCGGTGGGGTGCGCCCGGACTCCAAGCCCTGGCATCCCAGCGGGCTCGCCATCGACATCATGATCCCCAACGCCGGCAGCCCCGAGGGCATCGCACTCGGGGACCAGATCATGGCCTATGCGCTGGCCAACGCCGGGCGGTTCGGCCTCCAGGATGTGATCTGGCGAGGTACGTACTACACGCCCGCGGGTCCGCAGGCATCCGGATACGGCCACTTCGACCACGTGCACCTCACGGTGACACGGCGCTGA
- a CDS encoding PfkB family carbohydrate kinase, whose amino-acid sequence MRNAPLAERAPVGVFVGLATLDVIHRIVKPPAANEKVTARDQFVAAGGPAANAAVTFAALGGRAVLVTALGVDPVADLVRADLTAHGVRIVDSSEGERRPVPISAVSVLESTGERSVVSLDAVRSDVRAPDGLGDLIADADVVLVDGHHPRLAVAAAERATAHGTTLVADAGRWKPVMADLIPHVTDMVCSNDFRVPDTETSASTATALRAHGVKTVVTTHGGDPIRWWSAGRSGSVAVPAVTAVDTLGAGDAFHGAYSYYRAGSGDLEQHLDNAARVAALRCSIVGPRAWLDLLPEDLIRKQER is encoded by the coding sequence ATGAGGAACGCGCCGCTCGCTGAGAGGGCCCCGGTCGGGGTCTTCGTCGGTTTGGCCACGTTGGATGTGATCCATCGCATCGTGAAACCACCCGCGGCCAACGAAAAGGTCACCGCGCGTGACCAGTTCGTCGCCGCGGGTGGACCGGCGGCCAATGCCGCCGTCACGTTCGCCGCGCTCGGCGGCCGTGCCGTCCTGGTGACCGCCCTGGGAGTCGATCCCGTCGCCGACCTGGTGCGCGCCGATCTGACGGCCCACGGAGTCCGGATCGTCGACAGCTCCGAAGGTGAGCGCCGGCCGGTACCCATATCGGCGGTCTCGGTGCTGGAGTCCACCGGCGAGCGGTCGGTCGTCTCCCTTGATGCCGTGCGTTCCGATGTTCGGGCACCCGACGGTCTCGGCGACCTGATCGCCGACGCCGACGTGGTCCTGGTCGACGGGCATCACCCACGCCTGGCGGTGGCCGCCGCCGAGCGCGCAACGGCACACGGGACGACACTGGTCGCCGATGCCGGCAGGTGGAAGCCGGTGATGGCCGATCTCATCCCGCACGTCACCGACATGGTGTGCTCCAACGACTTCCGGGTGCCCGACACCGAGACTTCGGCATCCACCGCGACGGCGTTGCGCGCACACGGGGTGAAAACCGTGGTGACCACACACGGCGGTGACCCGATCCGGTGGTGGTCGGCGGGGCGGTCCGGATCGGTGGCGGTTCCCGCGGTCACCGCCGTCGACACCCTCGGCGCCGGCGACGCCTTCCACGGCGCGTACTCCTACTACCGTGCCGGGTCGGGTGACCTCGAACAACACCTCGACAACGCGGCGCGCGTGGCGGCACTACGGTGTTCGATAGTCGGGCCACGGGCGTGGTTGGACCTATTGCCAGAAGACCTCATCCGGAAGCAGGAGCGGTGA
- a CDS encoding NADPH-dependent F420 reductase, giving the protein MRFGIIGAGHIGGTLTRRLRELGHEVRVSNSRAPETLAELAAETGAIPVWARDAATDADLVILSIPQKNVPDLADGIVDARKPGAPVIETNNYYPQQRDGEIAAIEDGQVESAWVAEQIGAPVFKVFNGIFWKHLLERGTPSGTANRIALPVAGEDGDGRELVHRIVDELGFDPVDAGPISESWRQQPGTPVYGKDFDVAATRTALAEATPVRTAEWSARTT; this is encoded by the coding sequence ATGCGCTTCGGCATCATCGGAGCGGGACACATCGGCGGCACACTGACCCGCCGGCTGCGAGAACTCGGGCACGAGGTGCGCGTTTCCAACTCGCGTGCACCAGAGACACTCGCCGAACTGGCCGCCGAAACCGGTGCGATCCCGGTATGGGCCCGCGACGCCGCGACCGATGCGGATCTGGTCATCCTGAGCATTCCGCAGAAGAACGTTCCCGATCTGGCCGACGGTATCGTCGACGCCCGCAAACCCGGCGCTCCGGTGATCGAGACCAATAACTACTACCCGCAGCAACGCGACGGGGAGATAGCCGCAATCGAGGACGGCCAGGTCGAGAGCGCCTGGGTCGCCGAGCAGATCGGGGCACCTGTGTTCAAGGTGTTCAACGGCATCTTCTGGAAGCACCTGCTGGAACGGGGAACCCCGAGCGGGACGGCCAACCGCATCGCCCTCCCGGTCGCCGGCGAGGATGGCGATGGCCGCGAGCTGGTGCACCGGATCGTCGACGAACTCGGATTCGACCCGGTCGACGCGGGCCCGATCTCAGAGTCGTGGCGTCAGCAACCAGGCACACCGGTGTACGGCAAGGACTTCGACGTCGCCGCCACCCGCACGGCGCTGGCGGAGGCAACGCCGGTGCGGACCGCCGAGTGGAGCGCCCGCACGACGTAG
- a CDS encoding cellulase family glycosylhydrolase, with product MHRRTLLQLSAVAAAGTLIGRAPVAAAENTRWTPERANAWYRQQGWLVGANYIPATATNQIEMWQAGTYDPRRISGELQVARTIGFNTVRVFLHDQLWAQDRAGFLRRVSQFVDIAAGQGIKPLFVLFDSCWDPHPKLGPQPAPRPGVHNSRWVQGPGADLIDNPRYRPVLRDYVTGVIGAFGADNRVLGWDLWNEPDSPASQYKAVERGDKLKVVGELLPQVFGWARAVNPSQPLTSGVWRGSWRKPSGIVATQLDNSDIISFHSYAEPSTFEEKIDELEPLGRPILCTEYLAREDGSTVEGILPIAKRRGVGAYNWGLVAGRTQTYYPWDSWDEPYDEVPEKWMHDLVHPDGRAFRASEIETIQQLAAKT from the coding sequence GTGCACCGCCGAACCCTGCTGCAATTGTCCGCGGTGGCGGCCGCGGGCACGTTGATCGGTCGGGCACCCGTCGCGGCGGCCGAGAACACCCGGTGGACCCCCGAGCGCGCGAATGCCTGGTACCGCCAGCAGGGGTGGCTGGTGGGCGCGAACTACATCCCGGCCACGGCGACCAACCAGATCGAGATGTGGCAGGCCGGAACTTACGACCCGCGCCGCATCAGCGGTGAACTACAGGTTGCCCGCACCATCGGGTTCAACACCGTCCGGGTGTTCCTGCACGACCAGCTGTGGGCTCAGGACCGCGCCGGATTTCTGCGCCGGGTCTCCCAGTTCGTCGACATCGCCGCCGGGCAGGGCATCAAGCCCCTGTTCGTGTTGTTCGACTCCTGCTGGGATCCGCACCCCAAGCTCGGTCCGCAGCCCGCACCGAGGCCCGGTGTGCACAACTCCCGGTGGGTGCAAGGCCCCGGCGCCGACTTGATCGACAACCCGCGGTACCGGCCTGTGCTGCGCGACTACGTCACCGGGGTCATCGGCGCGTTCGGTGCCGACAACAGGGTGCTCGGCTGGGATCTGTGGAACGAACCGGACAGTCCGGCAAGCCAGTACAAGGCGGTCGAACGCGGCGACAAGCTGAAGGTGGTCGGCGAGTTGCTCCCGCAGGTGTTCGGATGGGCGCGGGCGGTGAACCCGAGCCAACCTCTGACCAGCGGGGTGTGGCGCGGGTCGTGGCGCAAGCCGTCCGGCATCGTGGCCACCCAGCTGGACAACTCCGACATCATCTCCTTCCACAGCTACGCAGAGCCGTCGACCTTCGAGGAAAAGATCGACGAGCTCGAACCGCTGGGCCGGCCGATCCTGTGCACCGAGTACCTGGCCCGCGAGGACGGCAGCACCGTCGAAGGCATCTTGCCGATCGCCAAGCGGCGTGGCGTCGGCGCCTACAACTGGGGCCTGGTGGCCGGCCGCACGCAGACCTATTACCCGTGGGATTCGTGGGACGAGCCCTACGACGAGGTGCCGGAGAAATGGATGCATGACCTGGTCCATCCCGACGGTCGTGCCTTCCGTGCCAGCGAGATCGAGACCATCCAGCAGCTGGCCGCCAAGACCTGA
- a CDS encoding lycopene cyclase family protein — protein MTNVGAAAHIGRIGGLAAALGIGAAILCGAGAAAAAPSESPNSSADAATPSDPAPTSAKDASSPDAQARPTVTSTEPFAPRKTRSARSNTRSEEETAAAREPEERADTTELVTPEPKDWDEREPEPVISTPTPAIDITAAVADEHIASEDRDEHEPTTPVDTPLSWTMAAAASRSTLAPTPPPAAATPLAAPPIDPVTHAPVIATPRTPLLEPLQYLPIIGPLFVTPIVAFVNQIPVVSDLLHPILGYPLQWGSPPGTPRPRDVMITSFDGTQIYVHFMPAAGLQRGEKAATILQGPGLLLPGATNLTPTLLDGIIADTSGLVYTGTLRTAGYNVVTWDPRGEHHSGGRLEQDSPDFDAKDVSAIISWIATQPEARLDPGVLDPRIGMTGASYGGGIQLVSAATDPRIDAIVPAIAWNTLNTAQYKNGAFKSSWATILTAGITLFTRPNPAILPATIYGVLTGRQTTAEQERLAQLGPGGPRDLVGKITAPTLLIQGTVDTLFSLQEADTTAAALIANGVPTKVIWFCGGHGLCGNLFGPTDGVLIQRATLAWLDRYVNGNTATVTGPQFEFVDQRWQFYASDRYPITTDSPVVATGSGGQLPLIPFFGGSGPLWGVLPLRRVEGIQRTESHYLTGRDDHPRRGRTTADRELQRHRWRPARLRPTRRRLHRPGARQPDHTDSGHPGRTAARDHHRAGTGRPHPSAGPDGDTAAGRIVDDLRHPHILRFTAGDRHAAESADRGPDHHHPDRHLTSEPRCVVFDYGRRLRTRIDPSELMRMDVLIVGAGPAGVALAGACARLGLDTGLLDPAPDRPWTATYGMWSRELPACLPASVVAASAAGRAIARTEHRLGWEYAVLDVPALQAHLTGRLGAVRWHRGRAIGSPTPGVVDLADGSRLHAAVVVDAGGQRRPLDPATPPSTAAAAQTAYGVVVDADEATTLAAPGEALFMDWRADHGERGWPTFLYAVPLGAGRILLEETSLARRPGLSMTTLRRRLHARLARHGISVPEDAPTEKVSFPLDQPRHRTAGVLGFGAAAPLVHPATGFSVASALRLAPRVADALATNLPRGQGAALAAAHGIVWPRSARAIHRFRRIGLEALLRMPADEVPDFFDTFFSLPPAHRWTYLTSRDDVMATAVAMAHLFRIANPRLRGHLVGSAVRRPVSAVSP, from the coding sequence ATGACCAATGTCGGCGCGGCAGCGCATATCGGAAGAATCGGCGGCTTGGCCGCGGCACTCGGAATCGGAGCCGCGATACTCTGCGGCGCCGGAGCTGCAGCGGCCGCACCGAGCGAATCGCCCAACAGTTCGGCCGACGCCGCAACGCCCAGCGATCCGGCACCCACGTCAGCAAAGGACGCCTCCTCCCCCGACGCGCAGGCGCGCCCTACCGTGACGAGCACGGAGCCGTTTGCGCCGAGAAAGACGCGTTCGGCGAGGTCGAACACGCGCAGCGAGGAAGAAACAGCAGCAGCACGAGAACCAGAAGAGCGTGCCGACACGACCGAACTGGTCACGCCGGAACCCAAGGATTGGGACGAACGCGAACCCGAGCCCGTGATCTCGACACCGACACCGGCCATCGACATCACCGCGGCCGTGGCCGACGAACACATCGCATCCGAGGACCGGGACGAGCACGAACCGACGACGCCCGTCGACACGCCGTTGTCCTGGACGATGGCTGCCGCTGCCAGCAGAAGCACCCTGGCGCCGACACCCCCGCCCGCGGCGGCGACACCTCTGGCCGCACCGCCGATCGACCCGGTCACACATGCACCGGTGATCGCGACGCCGCGAACCCCGCTGCTCGAACCGCTGCAGTATCTACCGATCATCGGCCCGCTGTTCGTCACCCCGATCGTCGCGTTCGTCAACCAGATACCTGTGGTCAGCGACCTGTTGCACCCGATCCTCGGCTATCCCCTGCAGTGGGGCTCGCCACCGGGTACCCCGCGACCGCGCGATGTCATGATCACCTCGTTCGACGGCACGCAGATCTATGTCCACTTCATGCCCGCGGCCGGCCTGCAGCGTGGCGAGAAGGCCGCAACGATCCTGCAGGGTCCCGGTCTGCTATTGCCGGGGGCCACCAATCTCACGCCGACCCTGCTCGACGGCATCATCGCCGACACTTCGGGCCTGGTGTACACCGGCACACTGCGCACCGCCGGCTACAACGTCGTCACCTGGGATCCTCGCGGTGAACACCACTCCGGCGGGCGGCTCGAACAGGATTCACCGGACTTCGACGCCAAGGACGTCTCGGCGATCATCAGCTGGATTGCCACCCAGCCGGAGGCCCGACTCGATCCGGGCGTACTCGATCCACGCATCGGGATGACCGGCGCCTCCTATGGAGGTGGCATCCAATTGGTCAGCGCCGCAACCGATCCCCGCATCGACGCCATCGTTCCGGCGATCGCCTGGAACACCCTGAACACCGCGCAATACAAGAATGGCGCGTTCAAGAGCAGCTGGGCGACCATCCTGACCGCCGGGATCACCCTCTTCACCCGACCGAATCCGGCGATCCTGCCCGCCACGATCTACGGGGTCCTGACCGGCCGCCAGACCACCGCCGAGCAGGAACGCCTGGCGCAACTCGGCCCGGGCGGCCCGCGAGATCTCGTCGGCAAGATCACCGCGCCGACACTGTTGATCCAGGGCACCGTAGACACGCTGTTCTCGTTGCAGGAAGCCGACACCACGGCGGCCGCCCTGATAGCCAATGGTGTTCCCACGAAGGTGATCTGGTTCTGCGGCGGCCACGGCCTGTGCGGTAACCTCTTCGGCCCCACCGACGGTGTCCTGATCCAACGCGCCACGCTCGCGTGGCTGGATCGCTATGTCAACGGCAACACCGCCACGGTGACCGGTCCACAGTTCGAATTCGTCGACCAGCGTTGGCAGTTCTACGCATCGGACCGCTACCCGATCACCACCGACAGCCCGGTCGTGGCCACCGGATCGGGCGGCCAGTTGCCGCTGATCCCGTTCTTCGGGGGCTCGGGACCACTGTGGGGGGTGCTGCCCCTTCGCCGCGTCGAAGGCATTCAACGCACTGAATCTCACTACCTCACCGGCCGAGACGACCACCCACGTCGTGGGCGCACCACAGCTGACCGTGAACTACAGCGGCACCGGTGGCGCCCGGCACGTCTACGCCCAACTCGTCGACGACTCCACCGGCCAGGTGCTCGGCAACCAGATCACACCGATTCCGGTCACCCTGGACGGACAGCCGCGCGAGATCACCATCGCGCTGGAACCGGTCGCCCACACCCTTCGGCCGGGCCAGACGGTGACACTGCAGCTGGTCGCATCGTCGACGACCTACGCCACCCTCACATCCTTCGGTTCACTGCAGGTGACCGGCATGCGGCTGAGTCTGCCGACCGCGGACCCGACCACCATCACCCCGATCGCCATCTGACATCCGAGCCGCGATGCGTAGTGTTCGACTATGGCCGGCGGCTGCGCACCCGAATCGATCCCAGCGAACTGATGCGGATGGACGTTCTGATCGTGGGCGCCGGTCCCGCGGGGGTCGCTCTCGCCGGCGCGTGCGCCCGCCTGGGCCTGGACACCGGCCTGCTGGACCCGGCGCCGGACCGGCCGTGGACGGCCACCTACGGGATGTGGAGCCGGGAACTTCCCGCCTGCCTACCGGCATCCGTGGTCGCGGCCAGTGCCGCCGGCCGTGCCATCGCTCGTACCGAACACCGGTTGGGCTGGGAGTACGCGGTGCTGGATGTGCCTGCGCTGCAGGCACATCTGACCGGCCGGCTCGGTGCGGTGCGGTGGCACCGCGGCCGCGCGATCGGCAGCCCCACCCCCGGAGTGGTCGACCTGGCCGATGGCTCCCGGTTGCACGCCGCGGTGGTCGTCGATGCCGGCGGCCAACGGCGGCCGCTCGACCCGGCCACGCCACCGTCGACGGCGGCCGCAGCTCAGACCGCGTACGGCGTGGTCGTCGACGCGGACGAGGCGACGACGCTGGCAGCACCCGGGGAGGCGTTGTTCATGGACTGGCGCGCCGACCATGGTGAGCGCGGCTGGCCCACGTTTCTCTACGCGGTGCCGCTGGGCGCCGGGCGGATCCTGCTGGAGGAGACCTCGCTGGCGCGGCGGCCCGGTCTGTCCATGACCACGCTGCGCCGCCGGTTGCATGCCCGGCTGGCCCGGCACGGCATCTCGGTGCCCGAGGATGCGCCGACGGAGAAGGTGTCCTTTCCGCTCGATCAACCGCGGCACCGCACCGCGGGTGTTCTCGGGTTCGGGGCGGCGGCACCGTTGGTCCACCCGGCGACGGGTTTCAGCGTGGCATCCGCGTTGCGGCTCGCCCCACGCGTGGCGGATGCGCTGGCGACGAACCTGCCGCGGGGTCAGGGGGCCGCGTTGGCGGCGGCCCATGGGATCGTCTGGCCGCGGTCGGCGCGGGCGATCCACCGTTTTCGGCGGATCGGTCTGGAGGCGCTCCTGCGCATGCCCGCCGACGAGGTGCCCGACTTCTTCGACACCTTCTTCTCGCTGCCCCCGGCACACCGCTGGACATATCTGACGTCTCGCGATGACGTAATGGCTACCGCCGTGGCGATGGCTCACCTGTTCCGGATCGCGAACCCGCGATTACGCGGTCACCTGGTCGGTTCGGCGGTTCGGCGACCGGTCAGCGCCGTGTCACCGTGA